Part of the Candidatus Nezhaarchaeota archaeon genome is shown below.
TGTAAGGTAGCCCGACTCCTAGGAACACTTGCTCAGGGTAGTATTCGTTAGCTATGTACTCTACCGCCCTCCACGCTGTATCGAGGAAGCGGGAAGCTAGCTCGCGCTCCCTCAGCCCAGTTATCTTCATGTAGGTGTCTAGGCTAACAGCCTTAGGCTCCACCCCTATGTCAGTCACCCCTACCTCCACTAGCTCGTCTATGTAGCTTGGGGTTAGTAGCGTACCGTTGCTATCTAGGTGAAGCCTCGCCCCAGGGTCGAGGTTTAGCTCCTTTAGGTTCTTAAAGAAGCTCACGAGCCACCTGCGGTTAACGGTAGGCTCTCCGCCTGAGATAGCCATGCGGTCTACGCCATACCTACGCCTAGCTACCGTTAACTCCTCAGCTACCTGCCTAGGGGTCAAGGGCTCCGAGCGTCCATCGTAAGTCACCTCCCAGTTCTGGCACTGAGGACAGCGTAGATTACAGCCAGCAGCCCACACAGCGACTTCTACGTAACGCCCCTTGGTCTTCAGCCCCCAGGGGGTGGCCTTGCCGCCGACCGTGTGAGGCTGAGGGCCGTGGACCACTCTCCTAAGCTCTCGCTCAGGCACTTCTCTAAACTCTATCTTCATTCCGTCCCTCACGGGGGTAACGCAAGCCCTCCTAGGCTCACCGTCTACGTAAACTACGCACGTATAGCAGCCGCCGACCCCGCAAGGAGCCTGTATTACCCCTTCGCCAGGCACGGCTCCTACTTTAAAGCCTAGGAGCTCAAGCCCCTGCCTAATAGTAACTCCGCCGGGGACTTCGTAAGCCTCGCCGCCAATCCAGATCTTCACCGCGCCCCTCCCATCCTCCACCTCGACTAGCCTCCTAGCCTCGAAGGGGCAGCCGTGTAGACATGAGAGGCAGCCGACGCACTCCACGGGGCTTGGGCAGTAGGTTATGTAGCCACAGGCGCCGCACTGCCTACACTCATCCTTATCGACTACTACTTTGAAGCGCAACTCGTTAGCTTTAAACCTCAGCGGGCTAAAGGCGTTGCGCGCACCCCTCTCCATCAAGCTAGGCCCGCCTCCTCAAGGCCTAGGACAGGCCTCTGGTGGCTCCGAGCGCCCGCGCATTAATACTAACCTTGGTTTAGTAACACTTAAAAGGCCTTAGCGACGCGCGCTACACTAAGTAGGTGCGCCGTCTTGCACATTCCAGACGGGTACCTAGACGCTAGGCTCTGCGTCTTACTCTACGCGGCTTCAGCCATATTCATACTGTACGCAGTCAAGAGGGCGAGCGAGAAGCTAGCTGACGAGCACATCCCTCTATTCACTTCGCTAGCCGTGCTGATATTTGCCGCTCAAATGATAGACCTCCCGGTGCCCGGCGGCACTACCGCCCACTTCGTCGGCGGAGCCCTAGCTGGCATACTTCTAGGCCCCCTCGGCGGAGTCCTAGTCATGCTGGTGGTCCTCGCAATCCAGGCCTTAGTCTTCGCCGACGGCGGCCTGCTCTCCCTAGGGGCCAACGTGTTAAACATGGGCGTAGCGGCGCCCTTCGTAGGCTACGCTACCTATAGCCTCTTTAAGAGGCTCGGGGGGCGGTGGACAGCCCTTGGAGCCTTCCTAGCGGGGTGGCTCGGCAGCGTAACCGCTGCTTTTCTAGCTGGCTTAGAGCTCGGCCTCTCTACGGTCTTCGTCTACCCGGCCGCGATAACCGTCCCGGCTATGGTGCTGTACCACCTAGGCTTCGGCTTCGTGGACGGCCTAGTGACAGCCGCAGTAATCTCCTTCGCATCTAACTACAGGCCTCAGCTCCTAGCTTTGCCTAGGCTGTGAGGGGTCGCTATGACTAGGGTCCTTCGCCTCATAAGGGCCCCGCTGCTAGCGTTAGTGGTCGCCGCTGCCTTAATCGCGTCCCTGACCCCCGTTAGCTTCCTCCTCTCGAGGCTAGAGGGCTACAGGGAGGGGATGGAGATTATTGCTGAAGAGATCGGGTTGAGCGAAGAAAGGCTCTGGGGCGGCCTCCTACCAGACTACTTAGTGCCCTTCGTGGAAGGCGAGGCTCTATCTACTGTGCTGGCGGGGGCTGCAGGAGCTACTGTAACGTTCACCGCGGCGCTGGCGCTATCCTACGGCTTAGCTAGGGCTAAGAAGCGCAGCGAGTAGGTAGCTTGGCTCATGGGTGAGCTTGAGAGGGCCGCCCTCGACTTCGCTTCCCTAGGCTCCTACGAGGCTGAAGGTGGGCTGCTGCAGAAGCTACACCCTCTCCCTAGGCTCTCCCTCCTTCTCTCAGCTCAGCTCCTAATTTCGTCCAGGAGCCCTGCAGCTCTATGTGCCGGGGCCCTGGCCGTAGTGCTAATGGCCGCCCTCTCAAGGGTCCCGCTAGCTAAGCTAGCGACTAAGGCCGCCCTCCTCTCGCTCCCCCTCGCCGTCCTCGTGGCCCTCCCCTCAGCCCTCCTTAAGCCCCCCCAAGGCCTGCTCCCGAGCCTTGGGCCCCCTACGTTTGAAGGCCTCCTCAACGCCTCCACCCTAGTCCTCCGCGCCTACGCCTCAGTCCTCAACGCCCTTACCTTAGCCTTAACGACCAGCGTAACCTCCCTAACCTACGTGCTCAGCCTAGCTAAGCCCTTGAGACCCCTAGCGACGATACTTCGCCTAACGTACATCCACGCCTTTGCAAAGCTTAAGGAGCTAAGCGGCAGGCTCCTAGGCACTAAGTCTAGGCTGAGGAAGCCCCTCGGCCTCAGGGGCACTTGGAGGATCCGGCTGACTATGGCCTCGCGCATGCTTACCGAGGCCCCTGCGGACGCCCACGCCCTCTCCCTAGCTCTAAGGTCGAGGGGCATAGGGCTAAGCTCGAAGCTCAGCCCAGCCTATAGGCCTCCTAGGAGGGTGGAGAAGGCTATAGCCCTCGCCGTGTTCTCAGCGGCTTTGCTAGCAGCCTTAACGGCTGTCTCTTATACACATCT
Proteins encoded:
- a CDS encoding radical SAM protein; its protein translation is MERGARNAFSPLRFKANELRFKVVVDKDECRQCGACGYITYCPSPVECVGCLSCLHGCPFEARRLVEVEDGRGAVKIWIGGEAYEVPGGVTIRQGLELLGFKVGAVPGEGVIQAPCGVGGCYTCVVYVDGEPRRACVTPVRDGMKIEFREVPERELRRVVHGPQPHTVGGKATPWGLKTKGRYVEVAVWAAGCNLRCPQCQNWEVTYDGRSEPLTPRQVAEELTVARRRYGVDRMAISGGEPTVNRRWLVSFFKNLKELNLDPGARLHLDSNGTLLTPSYIDELVEVGVTDIGVEPKAVSLDTYMKITGLRERELASRFLDTAWRAVEYIANEYYPEQVFLGVGLPYNSQLMPFEEALKFAEKLCSIDPSIQLCVLDYFPAFRRRQLKRPSPFEMLRLKRALEEVGLKCVVVQTSIGHFGPPS
- a CDS encoding energy-coupling factor ABC transporter permease, which translates into the protein MHIPDGYLDARLCVLLYAASAIFILYAVKRASEKLADEHIPLFTSLAVLIFAAQMIDLPVPGGTTAHFVGGALAGILLGPLGGVLVMLVVLAIQALVFADGGLLSLGANVLNMGVAAPFVGYATYSLFKRLGGRWTALGAFLAGWLGSVTAAFLAGLELGLSTVFVYPAAITVPAMVLYHLGFGFVDGLVTAAVISFASNYRPQLLALPRL
- a CDS encoding energy-coupling factor transporter transmembrane protein EcfT translates to MGELERAALDFASLGSYEAEGGLLQKLHPLPRLSLLLSAQLLISSRSPAALCAGALAVVLMAALSRVPLAKLATKAALLSLPLAVLVALPSALLKPPQGLLPSLGPPTFEGLLNASTLVLRAYASVLNALTLALTTSVTSLTYVLSLAKPLRPLATILRLTYIHAFAKLKELSGRLLGTKSRLRKPLGLRGTWRIRLTMASRMLTEAPADAHALSLALRSRGIGLSSKLSPAYRPPRRVEKAIALAVFSAALLAALTAVSYTHL